From the Fibrobacter sp. UWB11 genome, one window contains:
- a CDS encoding S41 family peptidase translates to MGKFGLLHQDIRKNASIIAAIAAAVITSFGITACSSDDTVAPYNGLNASMGTPEFQQNYMNLFYLYIDKDKYLRNPTSYLGRVDTEAMLDRGIPWDYHDIYYMYAQMNDLYTYYVDPSRAKSLLSTWMSSEQKIDAGFELDSAYIPEKYVVKKVIEKSPADIAGIKAGDEIVEIEGVSPISSTVFDRLSVASEGDVITYTIKRDSTNKTIPVTIEPYSLPTVELSFKDSIPVIKINEFVQETSNDSGTFGEFVHYLHETEKYKTTIIDLRNNGGGDVSQCIAMSQLLLSKGDTAIGILSMVPDTLRKKQASKTTFYINEHDGIFKDRYFVFLANENTASCSEIMIASVVSNKKYPVVGSVTYGKGIGQTSFYTRSYALVSITSMKTIDKHGESYHKYGIVPDFAILDDAIALDKAIALAKEQNYVRVAGYGTTNTGHFAKAAMEPDTMPGFFHFSKEYSADIKLKY, encoded by the coding sequence ATGGGAAAATTCGGACTTTTACATCAAGACATTCGAAAAAACGCGTCCATAATTGCTGCTATTGCAGCGGCTGTCATCACGAGTTTTGGCATTACCGCATGTTCTTCTGACGATACTGTTGCCCCATACAATGGACTGAATGCAAGCATGGGGACTCCAGAGTTTCAGCAGAATTACATGAACCTCTTTTACCTGTACATTGACAAGGACAAATATCTTCGCAACCCCACAAGCTATCTAGGAAGGGTCGATACCGAAGCAATGCTCGACAGAGGTATTCCTTGGGATTATCATGATATTTATTACATGTACGCCCAAATGAACGACCTTTACACATATTATGTGGACCCGTCGCGAGCCAAGAGTCTGTTGAGCACATGGATGAGTTCCGAGCAAAAAATCGATGCCGGATTCGAACTTGATTCGGCCTACATTCCCGAAAAATATGTTGTCAAGAAAGTCATAGAAAAGTCCCCCGCTGATATTGCAGGAATCAAAGCCGGAGACGAAATTGTTGAAATCGAAGGCGTTTCGCCGATATCCTCTACAGTATTTGACCGTCTGTCGGTTGCGTCCGAAGGTGATGTCATAACCTATACCATCAAGCGAGACTCTACAAACAAGACCATTCCAGTGACTATTGAACCATACAGTTTGCCTACAGTAGAGCTTTCGTTCAAAGATTCTATTCCCGTCATCAAGATCAACGAATTCGTTCAAGAGACCTCTAATGATTCAGGGACATTCGGTGAATTTGTTCATTATCTCCATGAGACCGAAAAATACAAGACAACCATCATCGACTTGAGAAATAATGGAGGCGGAGACGTATCACAGTGCATTGCCATGTCTCAGCTTTTACTTTCTAAAGGCGATACCGCCATAGGCATTTTATCGATGGTTCCCGACACGTTAAGAAAGAAGCAGGCATCAAAAACGACGTTCTACATCAACGAACATGACGGAATTTTCAAAGACCGCTACTTTGTATTCCTTGCAAACGAAAATACAGCAAGTTGTTCCGAAATCATGATTGCAAGCGTTGTCTCTAACAAAAAATATCCAGTTGTCGGTTCAGTAACCTACGGAAAAGGCATCGGACAAACAAGCTTCTACACGCGCTCTTACGCCCTTGTATCTATCACCAGCATGAAAACCATAGACAAGCATGGAGAATCATATCACAAGTATGGAATCGTTCCTGATTTTGCAATCCTAGACGATGCTATAGCGCTTGATAAAGCAATAGCACTTGCCAAGGAACAAAACTATGTGAGAGTCGCCGGATACGGAACCACCAATACAGGGCACTTTGCCAAAGCGGCTATGGAACCCGATACCATGCCGGGATTTTTCCACTTTTCTAAAGAATACAGCGCAGATATCAAATTAAAGTATTAA
- a CDS encoding M23 family metallopeptidase, whose translation MSRFFFLLCVAIIALTGCNEQKKIDALTQEKAKLEATADSLKALIAKAQVATSKWIVKNDTVRAGDGLFQVLYRMNINEKERGKIVIALQDSVELAALRVGQVFYAALDTAGDVQRFRFAPNPATVHMLSKVDSGFAYSRIDKPVTIRQSVFEGALENGSTLSGILHKVGIPSRMVGVVSAVLQCKVSFQLARPGDKFRILLEEKFYQDSIWISGKVLYAEFNGYTVGHHEAFRYEDPDPKSSFNAHYTEKGEALIFEGLRYPLDRLHITSPYGARIHPITGRRTVHHGIDYGSPKGSPVYAVAAGVVTVSGYDDLSGNKIAIRHRDNTESWYMHLSVRGVNVGTKVAPRQVIGKVGSTGRSTGPHLHLGFKDNRGNWMNPAKKTMIATPKLEGNRLARLKKQVADIRKEIELTLASPAVKVNDTDVMVRMRVLK comes from the coding sequence ATGTCCAGATTTTTCTTTTTGCTGTGTGTTGCAATTATTGCGCTTACCGGATGTAATGAACAGAAAAAAATTGACGCGTTGACGCAAGAAAAAGCAAAACTTGAAGCGACGGCCGATTCGTTAAAGGCCTTGATTGCAAAAGCTCAAGTGGCGACTTCGAAATGGATTGTGAAAAACGATACCGTTCGTGCGGGCGATGGACTTTTCCAGGTGCTATACCGCATGAACATCAACGAAAAAGAACGTGGCAAGATTGTGATTGCCTTGCAGGACTCCGTTGAACTTGCTGCACTCCGCGTGGGGCAGGTGTTTTATGCCGCTCTCGATACTGCTGGCGATGTCCAGCGTTTCCGCTTTGCGCCGAACCCGGCTACGGTTCACATGTTGAGCAAGGTCGATTCTGGTTTTGCCTATAGCCGCATTGACAAGCCTGTAACGATCCGTCAGTCTGTTTTTGAGGGCGCCTTGGAAAACGGGAGCACGTTGAGTGGCATCTTGCATAAGGTCGGCATTCCTAGCCGCATGGTGGGTGTCGTGAGCGCCGTTTTGCAGTGCAAGGTCTCTTTCCAGCTCGCACGCCCGGGCGACAAGTTCCGTATTTTGCTCGAAGAAAAGTTCTATCAAGACTCTATCTGGATTAGCGGCAAGGTGCTTTACGCTGAATTTAACGGCTACACTGTTGGCCATCACGAAGCTTTCCGCTACGAAGACCCGGATCCGAAGAGTTCGTTTAACGCCCATTACACTGAAAAGGGTGAAGCGCTCATTTTCGAAGGTCTCCGTTACCCGCTCGACCGTTTGCATATCACGAGCCCGTATGGTGCCCGCATCCACCCGATTACTGGCCGTCGCACGGTGCATCACGGTATCGACTATGGTAGCCCCAAGGGCTCACCGGTCTATGCGGTTGCTGCTGGTGTCGTGACTGTTTCTGGTTATGATGACTTGAGCGGTAACAAGATTGCCATCCGCCACAGGGACAATACTGAAAGCTGGTACATGCACCTCTCCGTGCGTGGCGTGAATGTCGGCACGAAGGTCGCTCCGCGTCAGGTAATCGGTAAGGTTGGTTCTACGGGTCGCAGCACGGGTCCGCATTTGCACTTGGGCTTCAAGGACAATCGTGGCAACTGGATGAACCCGGCCAAGAAGACTATGATTGCAACGCCGAAGCTCGAAGGCAACCGCCTTGCTCGCCTCAAGAAGCAGGTGGCTGATATCCGCAAGGAAATCGAACTCACGCTTGCATCGCCGGCGGTCAAGGTCAACGATACGGACGTCATGGTCCGTATGCGCGTGCTGAAATAA
- a CDS encoding FKBP-type peptidyl-prolyl cis-trans isomerase, whose translation MKTKLIVAAGALAMLMTGCEPCKTASTEKTSLVTEKDKYSYALGAHFGNQARFQLVTRDSIDLDLDLFIQAFKERYNSDSAKYLMNDSIIMETLNKLSADRQAEKVRKDSIAAAKNKAEGEAFLAQNKTAEGVVTTQSGLQYKIVTEGQGAIPTDEDKVKVHYTGTLLNGEKFDSSVDRGQPLEFPVTAVIPGWTEMLKLMKVGEKVIAWIPSDLAYGPHGNRAIPGNSVLKFEMELLEVIAPEKPAEQAKPDQKKPAKKPAKQ comes from the coding sequence ATGAAGACTAAATTGATTGTTGCAGCTGGCGCTCTTGCCATGCTTATGACTGGTTGCGAACCGTGCAAAACTGCATCTACCGAAAAGACTTCGCTTGTTACTGAAAAGGACAAGTATAGCTATGCTCTCGGTGCTCATTTCGGTAACCAGGCACGCTTCCAGTTGGTAACTCGCGATTCCATCGATCTCGACCTCGACCTCTTCATTCAGGCTTTCAAGGAACGCTACAATAGCGATTCTGCCAAGTACTTGATGAACGACTCCATTATCATGGAAACGCTCAACAAGCTTTCTGCTGATCGTCAGGCCGAAAAGGTAAGAAAGGATAGCATCGCAGCTGCCAAGAACAAGGCTGAAGGCGAAGCTTTCCTCGCTCAGAACAAGACTGCCGAAGGCGTTGTGACTACGCAATCTGGTCTCCAGTACAAGATTGTTACTGAAGGTCAAGGTGCAATTCCGACCGACGAAGACAAGGTCAAGGTTCACTACACTGGTACGCTCCTCAATGGCGAAAAGTTCGACAGCTCTGTCGATCGTGGCCAGCCGCTCGAATTCCCGGTTACTGCTGTAATCCCGGGCTGGACGGAAATGCTCAAGCTCATGAAGGTCGGCGAAAAGGTTATCGCATGGATCCCGAGCGACCTCGCTTACGGTCCGCATGGCAACCGTGCTATTCCGGGTAACTCCGTCCTCAAGTTCGAAATGGAACTTTTGGAAGTGATCGCTCCTGAAAAGCCGGCAGAACAGGCTAAGCCGGATCAGAAGAAGCCGGCTAAGAAACCTGCTAAGCAGTAA
- the glmS gene encoding glutamine--fructose-6-phosphate transaminase (isomerizing), which translates to MCGIIGYNGKAEALPILVEGLKKMEYRGYDSSGVAVIDHNQIKVVRASGKIKALEDKLKNTPIKGSVGIAHTRWATHGAPTEANAHPHTSFDGKISIVHNGIIENYASLKAKLIAEGIEFKSETDTEVVAHLIARYYNGDLKTAVLKALKQIEGTFGLGVICNEEPNVLIGARRGSPLILGIGNDGDFYLASDVSAIINHTQKVVYLDDNDVVQIKNSGYSIVNMSSHEVQREVQDVEFDADAVAKGGFPHFMLKEIFEQPEVLRNTMRGRLLTAEGNAKLAGLDTNIKELRNINRIIITACGTSYYAGMVGEYMIEDLAGVPVEVEYASEFRYRNPIIKPGTLVIAISQSGETADTLAALREAQQKGATALAICNGVGSTIARTSDGGVYLHAGPEIGVASTKAFTSQVTVLAMIALLLGRQRRLSFETGADIVKDLLDLPDLVTETLKLSDSIAEIAKTLCKANNFLYLGRHFCYPVAMEGALKLKEISYIHAEGYPAAEMKHGPIALIDENMPVVVIAPKDSLFDKIISNIREIKARGGKVIAVTTEDCHPLDEIADHIITVPKTRPMLMPILTCIPLQLLAYHIAVLRGNDVDQPRNLAKSVTVE; encoded by the coding sequence ATGTGCGGAATTATTGGATATAACGGTAAAGCCGAAGCTCTGCCGATTCTTGTCGAAGGACTCAAGAAAATGGAATACCGAGGCTACGATAGCTCTGGTGTAGCAGTCATCGACCATAATCAAATAAAAGTTGTCCGTGCATCGGGAAAAATCAAGGCCCTCGAAGACAAATTAAAAAACACCCCCATTAAGGGTTCTGTGGGCATTGCACATACCCGTTGGGCCACCCATGGTGCACCTACCGAAGCAAACGCCCATCCGCATACAAGCTTCGATGGAAAAATTTCTATTGTCCATAACGGCATTATCGAGAACTACGCAAGTCTCAAGGCAAAGCTCATTGCAGAAGGTATCGAATTCAAATCCGAAACAGATACCGAAGTTGTGGCACACCTCATCGCCCGCTATTACAATGGCGATTTGAAGACAGCCGTCCTCAAGGCTCTCAAACAGATTGAAGGAACTTTTGGCCTTGGTGTTATCTGTAATGAAGAACCGAATGTTTTGATTGGCGCCCGCCGCGGAAGTCCGCTTATCCTCGGTATCGGTAACGACGGTGACTTTTACCTCGCCAGTGATGTTTCGGCCATTATCAACCACACGCAAAAAGTCGTTTATCTCGATGACAATGACGTTGTTCAAATCAAGAACAGCGGTTATTCCATCGTCAACATGAGCAGCCACGAAGTGCAACGCGAAGTCCAAGACGTGGAATTCGATGCAGACGCCGTGGCCAAGGGCGGGTTCCCGCACTTCATGCTCAAGGAAATTTTTGAACAGCCCGAAGTGCTCCGCAACACCATGCGCGGTCGTTTGCTCACCGCCGAAGGTAACGCAAAACTTGCGGGCCTCGACACAAATATCAAGGAACTCCGCAACATCAATCGCATCATCATCACCGCTTGCGGCACAAGCTACTATGCAGGCATGGTCGGTGAATACATGATTGAAGACCTGGCTGGCGTTCCGGTCGAAGTCGAATACGCTTCGGAATTCCGCTACAGAAACCCGATTATCAAGCCGGGCACACTCGTCATTGCCATCAGCCAGTCCGGCGAAACTGCAGATACGCTCGCCGCTCTCCGCGAAGCACAACAGAAGGGCGCCACCGCTCTTGCAATTTGTAACGGCGTCGGTTCCACAATCGCACGAACAAGTGATGGCGGTGTTTATCTGCACGCCGGTCCGGAAATCGGTGTGGCCAGCACCAAGGCATTCACAAGCCAGGTGACCGTGCTCGCCATGATTGCCCTCTTGCTCGGCCGCCAACGCAGACTCAGCTTTGAAACAGGCGCCGACATCGTGAAAGATCTTTTGGACCTCCCGGATCTCGTCACCGAAACACTCAAGCTTTCTGACAGTATCGCCGAAATCGCAAAGACACTTTGCAAAGCAAACAACTTCTTGTACCTCGGTCGCCACTTCTGCTATCCGGTCGCTATGGAAGGTGCTTTGAAGCTCAAGGAAATCAGCTACATCCACGCAGAAGGCTACCCCGCTGCCGAAATGAAGCACGGCCCGATCGCCCTCATCGACGAAAACATGCCGGTCGTGGTCATCGCCCCGAAGGATTCCCTCTTCGATAAGATCATCAGCAATATCCGCGAAATCAAGGCCCGCGGTGGCAAAGTCATCGCCGTCACGACGGAAGACTGCCACCCGCTCGACGAAATCGCAGACCACATCATCACGGTCCCGAAGACCCGCCCGATGCTCATGCCGATTCTCACCTGCATCCCGCTCCAGTTGCTCGCCTACCACATCGCCGTGTTGCGCGGAAACGATGTGGACCAGCCGAGAAACCTCGCCAAGAGCGTGACGGTGGAATAA
- a CDS encoding RecQ family ATP-dependent DNA helicase, which produces MSSATPRLAAFYCDNLYNLTIATPFEAHFYIVFTSVSIVFLDIEVSISSNKIMDLGAVNDQNSTFHNSIQGDFLNFVKDAEFIGGHNILNHDLKYLAHLDLGKKKVIDTLYLSPLMFPMRPSHKLLKDDKILSDALNNPLLDAQKSKGLFYDEVNAFKALDNDLKEIYLNLLKGTAEFKGFFEFLGYSVSTKKFLGIFQNGSESKNTANLIKKRFEGSICENADIDKFVSDHPIELAYALAVINLKDKRSITPAWVLKNYPYIENILFLLRNNPCHKPCAYCESKLDVRKKLKEIFNYDNFRTYDGEPLQEQAASAAVNNDSLLAIFPTGGGKSITFQLPALMAGENYKGLTVVISPLQSLMKDQVDNLSDKGIVDAVTINGLLDPIERAESIRRVESGLASLLYISPESLRSKTIEKLLLSRQIARFVIDEAHCFSSWGHDFRVDYLYIGDFIKKIQEQKTGSNKISVSCFTATAKQKVVQDICDYFKRKLNLDLKIYATKATRANLTYHVIYQEDDDQKYKTLRSLIEEKNCPTIVYVSRTKTTAILAEKLNQDGFIARAFNGKMDSREKVENQEAFIHGDVQIIVATSAFGMGVDKSDVQLVVHYEISDSLENYVQEAGRAGRNQSLEADCYVLFNEKDLDKHFLLLNQTKLSLSEIQQVWKAIKSLTKNRTILKRSPLEIAREAGFDDPNGDVETRVKTAILALEEAGYIERKQNCPRVFATGIMVQNMDEARSKIDSSTLFDDTQKETARRIMSLLISERSVSKANSDEAESRIDYIADILGLECSAVQESVQLLRAENILADTRDLTAYIKKSESENKSKAVINRFSKMEELLLSKLATGKTIFNLKELNEEAMEQGIKKSSVKDFKTILFFWMINNFIEKNYCSDVSTKIELKVSQDSLKEDFKHRVQLSQFVVDYLYQANLDAKANNREEALIQFSEKELLNAYENQISLFSKEPVSYKELERSLLYLSKINSLQLEDGFLVLYNALEIHRIEKSNLIKYKIDDYEKLNNFYKMKMQQIHIVGEYANMMVRDSKQALTFVSDYFSLEYKMFLNKYFKGNRQDEINHNITPQKYHEIIDELSPRQKEIIEDKNSQYIMVAAGPGSGKTRVLVHKLASLMLLEDVKHEQLLMLTFSRSAAIDFKEKLRKLIGPAAAYLTAKTFHSYAFDLLGKMGDLSESDSVIETAVRMIREGEIEHSKITKKVLVIDEAQDMDEHQFALIQALIEENDDMRVIAVGDDDQNIFEGIHKKDGSSSVNLSRFMETYRAQKYELVENYRSVKQVVEFSNRFVRDIPNRLKENPIVSVKDGIGDVKIVKFISPNLEYPIFKHLKKYPPEGLVCVLTKTNDDALKVMALLNYKNVKAKLIQNSDGFPLHELIEFRDFLEWIQKNNEPIVSIDEWDSAVEKLKKNYQESSILETCLRALDVYKNQNDRLYRNDFELFLMESKISDFEKGSNNEVVVSTIHKAKGREFDRVYVMVNDLRINTEEERRVLYVGFTRAKNQLYVFHCCPFLEKYAPEKIIDSTRYPEPAEIICQLGHKDLWLDYFYGEKSNEGPELKKRILSLCAGKLLRFMGGCLYDFSSSKNAIAVLSKEAKAKIKHFEELGYIVKNAKVRYIVAWKNKEREDECPIILPEIELERKR; this is translated from the coding sequence GTGTCTTCCGCAACGCCCCGCTTGGCCGCATTTTATTGTGATAACTTGTACAATTTGACAATTGCAACACCTTTTGAGGCGCATTTTTATATAGTTTTCACGTCAGTGAGCATTGTTTTTCTTGATATTGAGGTTTCTATATCCAGCAACAAGATTATGGATCTTGGTGCGGTTAATGACCAAAACTCCACTTTTCATAATTCAATCCAGGGTGACTTTCTGAATTTTGTGAAAGATGCCGAATTCATCGGTGGTCACAACATTCTAAATCATGATTTGAAATATTTGGCGCATTTGGATTTAGGGAAAAAGAAGGTGATTGACACTCTTTATTTGTCGCCTTTAATGTTCCCCATGAGGCCAAGTCACAAACTGCTGAAAGATGACAAAATCCTTAGTGATGCTCTGAACAATCCTTTGCTTGATGCGCAAAAATCAAAAGGCCTTTTCTATGACGAGGTTAATGCCTTCAAGGCGTTGGATAACGATTTAAAAGAAATCTATTTGAACCTTTTGAAGGGAACTGCGGAATTCAAGGGCTTTTTTGAATTTCTGGGATATTCTGTTTCGACGAAAAAATTTTTAGGCATTTTCCAGAATGGCTCTGAATCTAAAAATACTGCAAACCTTATCAAGAAGCGTTTTGAAGGCTCTATTTGCGAAAATGCTGACATAGATAAGTTTGTCTCAGACCACCCCATAGAACTCGCTTATGCTTTGGCGGTAATCAATTTAAAGGATAAACGTTCCATAACACCGGCATGGGTTCTGAAAAATTATCCATACATTGAAAATATCCTTTTCTTGTTGCGTAATAATCCTTGTCACAAGCCTTGCGCCTATTGTGAAAGTAAACTTGATGTCCGCAAAAAACTCAAGGAAATTTTCAACTATGATAATTTTAGAACATATGATGGAGAACCCCTGCAAGAACAAGCCGCGTCTGCTGCGGTAAACAATGATTCCTTGCTTGCAATCTTCCCAACGGGCGGAGGAAAGTCTATTACCTTCCAATTGCCCGCGTTGATGGCTGGTGAAAACTACAAGGGACTGACTGTCGTTATTTCTCCTTTGCAGTCACTGATGAAAGATCAGGTGGACAATCTGAGTGACAAAGGGATTGTGGATGCTGTCACTATAAATGGTTTGCTTGATCCAATTGAACGCGCTGAATCCATTAGGCGAGTTGAATCAGGTTTGGCATCACTCCTGTACATTTCGCCGGAATCTTTGCGTTCCAAAACCATCGAAAAGCTGTTGCTTTCAAGGCAGATAGCCCGTTTCGTAATCGATGAGGCTCACTGTTTTTCCAGCTGGGGACATGATTTTCGCGTAGATTACCTTTACATTGGCGATTTCATCAAAAAAATCCAAGAACAGAAAACCGGTTCAAACAAAATTTCGGTTTCTTGCTTTACAGCGACTGCAAAACAAAAAGTGGTTCAGGATATTTGCGATTACTTCAAGCGGAAGCTGAATCTTGATCTTAAGATATATGCGACAAAGGCAACACGTGCCAACTTGACGTATCACGTCATCTACCAAGAAGATGATGACCAGAAATACAAAACGTTAAGGTCCTTGATAGAAGAAAAGAATTGCCCCACAATCGTCTATGTTTCAAGGACAAAAACTACCGCGATACTTGCCGAAAAGCTGAACCAAGACGGTTTTATTGCGCGAGCATTCAATGGCAAGATGGACAGCCGCGAAAAGGTGGAGAATCAGGAAGCGTTTATCCACGGCGATGTCCAAATCATCGTTGCAACGTCTGCCTTTGGCATGGGTGTGGATAAGTCTGACGTCCAGCTAGTTGTTCATTATGAGATATCCGATTCGCTAGAAAATTACGTTCAGGAAGCTGGCCGTGCAGGGCGAAATCAAAGCCTGGAGGCCGACTGCTACGTTCTTTTCAACGAAAAAGATTTGGACAAGCATTTTCTGTTGTTGAACCAAACCAAACTCAGCTTGAGCGAAATTCAGCAAGTATGGAAGGCTATCAAGAGTCTCACCAAGAACCGGACAATACTAAAGCGTTCCCCGTTGGAAATTGCTAGAGAAGCGGGCTTTGATGACCCTAACGGGGATGTAGAAACGCGCGTAAAAACAGCAATTCTAGCCTTGGAAGAAGCAGGCTATATTGAGCGAAAGCAAAATTGCCCTAGAGTATTTGCGACCGGCATTATGGTTCAGAACATGGATGAGGCTCGCAGCAAGATTGATTCATCCACGCTTTTTGACGATACACAAAAAGAAACAGCTCGTAGAATCATGAGCCTTTTGATTTCTGAAAGGAGTGTTTCAAAGGCAAATAGTGATGAGGCTGAATCTAGAATAGACTACATTGCCGATATTTTGGGTTTGGAATGTAGTGCCGTCCAAGAATCCGTACAGTTACTTCGTGCAGAAAACATCCTTGCGGATACGAGAGATTTGACTGCATATATCAAGAAATCTGAAAGCGAGAATAAGTCCAAGGCCGTTATCAACCGTTTTAGTAAAATGGAAGAACTTCTTCTTTCCAAATTGGCGACAGGGAAAACAATTTTCAACTTGAAAGAATTGAATGAAGAAGCGATGGAGCAGGGAATAAAGAAATCTAGTGTAAAAGATTTCAAGACAATATTATTCTTCTGGATGATCAATAATTTCATTGAAAAGAATTATTGTTCCGATGTCAGTACAAAAATTGAATTGAAAGTTTCTCAGGATTCCCTCAAGGAAGACTTCAAGCATAGAGTCCAGCTATCGCAATTCGTGGTAGATTATCTGTATCAGGCAAATCTGGATGCAAAGGCAAATAATCGCGAAGAAGCGTTGATTCAATTTTCTGAAAAAGAATTGCTGAACGCTTACGAAAATCAGATTTCACTTTTTTCCAAGGAGCCTGTTTCTTATAAGGAATTGGAACGGTCTTTGCTTTATCTTTCCAAGATTAATTCCTTGCAGTTGGAAGATGGATTCTTGGTCTTGTACAATGCTCTAGAAATACATAGAATTGAAAAAAGCAATTTGATAAAGTATAAGATTGATGATTATGAGAAACTGAATAATTTCTACAAGATGAAAATGCAACAAATCCATATTGTTGGCGAATACGCCAATATGATGGTTCGCGATAGCAAGCAGGCATTGACTTTTGTGAGTGACTATTTCTCTTTGGAATACAAAATGTTCTTGAACAAGTATTTCAAGGGGAACAGACAAGACGAAATCAATCACAACATTACTCCACAAAAATATCACGAGATTATAGATGAACTATCGCCTCGGCAGAAAGAAATAATAGAGGATAAGAATAGCCAATACATAATGGTTGCTGCAGGACCGGGTAGCGGGAAAACGCGGGTGCTAGTGCATAAATTGGCTTCACTAATGTTGCTTGAAGATGTAAAGCACGAACAGCTGTTGATGTTGACTTTTTCTCGAAGTGCTGCAATAGATTTCAAAGAAAAACTGCGCAAGTTGATAGGGCCAGCTGCAGCTTATCTGACTGCAAAGACTTTCCATTCCTATGCCTTTGATTTACTTGGAAAAATGGGGGATCTGAGTGAGTCTGATTCCGTTATCGAAACTGCAGTACGGATGATTCGCGAAGGAGAAATCGAGCATAGCAAGATAACGAAGAAAGTCCTTGTTATTGATGAAGCTCAGGATATGGACGAACACCAATTTGCCCTGATACAAGCGCTTATTGAAGAAAATGACGATATGCGCGTAATTGCAGTTGGTGATGATGATCAAAACATTTTTGAAGGCATTCATAAGAAAGACGGTTCTAGCTCCGTAAACTTGAGTAGGTTCATGGAAACCTACAGGGCCCAAAAATATGAACTTGTTGAAAACTATCGTAGCGTAAAACAGGTGGTAGAATTCAGTAATCGCTTTGTGCGGGATATTCCAAACCGTTTGAAAGAAAATCCTATTGTCTCTGTGAAAGATGGTATAGGTGACGTAAAAATTGTAAAATTCATTTCTCCGAATCTAGAATATCCGATATTTAAGCACTTGAAAAAATATCCTCCAGAAGGATTAGTTTGTGTTTTAACGAAGACAAATGATGATGCTTTAAAGGTTATGGCCCTTTTGAATTATAAGAATGTAAAGGCTAAATTAATTCAGAACAGCGATGGATTCCCATTGCATGAATTAATTGAATTTAGAGATTTCTTGGAATGGATTCAAAAGAATAATGAACCGATTGTCAGTATAGATGAGTGGGATAGTGCTGTAGAAAAGCTGAAGAAAAATTATCAAGAAAGTTCCATATTGGAAACTTGTTTACGAGCTCTTGATGTCTATAAGAATCAAAATGATCGGCTTTATCGAAATGATTTTGAATTGTTTTTGATGGAATCTAAAATTTCGGATTTTGAAAAAGGTTCGAATAATGAAGTTGTTGTATCGACAATTCATAAAGCCAAAGGGCGAGAATTCGACAGAGTTTATGTAATGGTGAATGACCTGCGAATAAACACGGAGGAGGAAAGACGTGTTTTGTATGTTGGGTTTACTCGTGCAAAGAATCAATTGTATGTTTTCCATTGCTGTCCATTCTTGGAAAAGTATGCTCCTGAGAAAATAATAGACAGCACCAGATATCCAGAACCAGCTGAAATTATTTGCCAATTGGGACATAAGGATTTGTGGCTTGATTATTTTTATGGCGAAAAATCGAATGAAGGTCCTGAATTAAAGAAAAGAATTTTATCGCTATGCGCGGGAAAGTTGTTGCGATTTATGGGAGGTTGCCTGTATGATTTTTCTTCGTCTAAAAATGCAATTGCAGTGTTGTCAAAAGAAGCGAAGGCAAAAATAAAGCATTTCGAAGAACTAGGTTATATTGTGAAAAATGCCAAGGTTCGTTATATCGTTGCTTGGAAAAACAAAGAACGCGAAGATGAGTGCCCCATTATTTTACCTGAAATAGAATTAGAGCGAAAACGTTAG